The uncultured Roseibium sp. genome contains a region encoding:
- a CDS encoding trypsin-like peptidase domain-containing protein, which yields MRPPLPPSRLRQSLVAVLMVFVLLAAGIREAEALPEKTLQSVVSVLPLWPGKPQGGGGTPAGRAPEGSGVVVGENGLIATAYHVVAPANRMPDPRIDVRLVDGRILPARLKAFDEASDIALLDVDADLPVFDHAPAPSLADPVCIVSNAYGLDLSVTCGVVSARHVANAGFNRIEDFIQTDAAANPGSSGGALVDADGRLVGMMSAIFASSADTNIGVNFAVSADLVTRVVEDLKDDGRVDYVSAGWGLELPSRSELAIRAGVRVASLSDGPAAKAGLQVGDLLEAVAGRAVRHPRDVVSALALVRPGDTAEVVYVRAGLEAKVRLSFADASEAPRKAANPAIGTPDCPYAKAVCRTRQAVFPVESFDPLASAVRIGSALLVTNRHVVADRSEATVFTPNGPLKGKVVPSAYRGDLALIEVEGLPEDGVVLNPDADGDLNTALYAVGADIARRQIRVFRPGVMLLPPDPAADLGRLQVTSFMQPGVSGGALVDVNGRLVGIAAGGGEGRFEALPVRDVRAVLKGRDAPDAASVQAELGRALADCETALEKIETAEAGRAAARLIEKIRTACISAENEGLYLEAGRALAMAGAFVQAVALHQAAVEQVPHSLNARLSLLVSLQLAGRFKAMLPHAEFVLKALPDDPQALRLVLQAGVRGGRPELAERAYVRMEKADPRQAAAARQFIDNPPPAVEQR from the coding sequence ATGCGTCCGCCTTTGCCGCCGAGCCGTCTGCGCCAGTCTCTGGTGGCTGTTCTGATGGTCTTCGTTTTGCTTGCTGCAGGAATCCGGGAGGCTGAGGCCTTGCCGGAAAAGACGCTGCAGTCGGTCGTCTCGGTCTTGCCGCTCTGGCCCGGCAAGCCGCAGGGAGGCGGGGGGACACCCGCCGGCAGGGCTCCTGAAGGATCCGGCGTGGTCGTTGGCGAGAATGGTCTGATCGCCACTGCCTACCATGTGGTGGCGCCGGCCAACCGGATGCCTGACCCGCGGATTGATGTGCGCCTTGTCGATGGACGGATCCTACCTGCAAGGCTGAAGGCGTTCGACGAAGCATCGGATATTGCCCTGCTCGATGTGGATGCGGATCTGCCCGTGTTCGATCATGCCCCAGCGCCGTCTCTCGCCGATCCGGTCTGCATCGTTTCGAACGCCTATGGCCTCGATCTGTCGGTAACATGCGGTGTGGTTTCCGCCCGCCACGTCGCGAATGCCGGGTTCAACCGGATCGAGGATTTCATCCAGACGGATGCGGCAGCCAATCCGGGCAGTTCCGGCGGAGCGCTGGTGGATGCGGACGGGCGTCTCGTCGGCATGATGTCGGCGATATTCGCCTCTTCCGCCGATACCAATATCGGCGTCAATTTCGCGGTCTCGGCGGATCTTGTGACGCGTGTGGTGGAGGATCTGAAAGATGACGGCCGGGTCGACTATGTGTCGGCCGGATGGGGTCTGGAGCTGCCGTCTCGTTCGGAGCTTGCGATCCGCGCCGGGGTTCGAGTCGCTTCGCTGTCCGATGGACCGGCGGCAAAGGCTGGGCTTCAGGTCGGCGACCTGCTTGAGGCCGTCGCCGGCCGCGCCGTCCGGCATCCGCGCGATGTTGTCAGCGCGCTGGCGCTGGTTCGTCCGGGCGACACAGCCGAAGTCGTCTATGTGCGTGCCGGGCTGGAGGCCAAGGTCCGTCTCTCCTTCGCCGATGCTTCGGAGGCGCCTCGAAAGGCGGCAAACCCGGCGATCGGAACGCCCGATTGTCCCTATGCGAAGGCGGTGTGCCGGACACGGCAGGCCGTCTTTCCGGTGGAAAGCTTCGATCCGCTGGCAAGTGCGGTCCGCATCGGCAGCGCACTCCTGGTGACCAATCGCCACGTGGTCGCCGACCGAAGCGAGGCGACCGTGTTTACGCCGAATGGTCCCTTGAAAGGCAAGGTGGTGCCCTCCGCTTACAGGGGTGATCTTGCGTTGATCGAGGTGGAAGGCCTTCCCGAAGACGGGGTCGTTCTGAATCCTGACGCGGATGGCGACCTGAATACTGCACTTTACGCCGTCGGCGCCGATATCGCGCGACGCCAGATCCGGGTCTTCCGGCCCGGCGTGATGCTTCTGCCGCCCGACCCGGCAGCGGATCTGGGGCGCCTTCAGGTGACGAGCTTCATGCAGCCGGGTGTGAGCGGCGGGGCACTTGTTGATGTTAACGGCCGGCTCGTCGGAATTGCCGCCGGAGGCGGGGAGGGGCGTTTCGAAGCCTTGCCGGTCCGGGATGTGCGCGCCGTGCTCAAAGGCCGTGACGCGCCGGATGCCGCTTCGGTGCAGGCCGAACTCGGCAGGGCACTGGCAGATTGTGAAACGGCCTTGGAGAAGATTGAAACGGCTGAAGCCGGGCGGGCCGCTGCCCGGCTGATCGAAAAGATCCGCACGGCCTGCATATCGGCAGAAAATGAAGGTCTTTATCTGGAAGCCGGACGTGCGCTTGCCATGGCGGGGGCATTTGTTCAGGCGGTCGCCCTGCACCAGGCAGCGGTCGAACAAGTGCCCCATTCCCTGAATGCCCGGCTGTCCCTGCTGGTTTCCCTGCAGCTGGCAGGCCGGTTCAAGGCCATGCTACCGCATGCGGAGTTCGTCTTGAAAGCCCTGCCGGACGATCCGCAGGCCTTGCGTCTGGTCCTTCAGGCGGGGGTCCGCGGCGGCAGGCCCGAGCTTGCCGAAAGGGCCTACGTACGGATGGAAAAAGCCGATCCCCGGCAGGCTGCCGCCGCTCGACAATTCATCGACAATCCGCCGCCCGCAGTGGAACAGCGTTAG
- a CDS encoding NHL repeat-containing protein → MRLSTCLVFLLLGLGLAQAAMVGDKPRPFAAFDMAGPSNLNDPFDLAFGPDGRLYVADKRGNRIAVLDPETLNLVESVASGQVPDVHDISFSSNGAAAVAATGLGAVLIFDRLEGERPQALDFLPASSTEGVLSHSNGRIYATTGTTGHLVAFQDGEEIGSVGGLFGTHDVAEAPDGNIWVACTRRRRLVKFSPDLKELQVLDQPKFGFLAPRYLDIDAQGRLVVADSDAQRVLLIDPDGPDGGTLLGVLGDGTPGAGANKFANPEGVAIRGNDYYISDSGNNRIVRYTVVTN, encoded by the coding sequence ATGCGTCTTTCGACATGCCTTGTTTTTCTGTTGCTTGGCCTGGGTCTGGCGCAAGCCGCCATGGTGGGGGACAAGCCGAGGCCGTTTGCGGCCTTCGACATGGCGGGCCCCTCAAACCTGAACGATCCGTTTGACCTTGCCTTCGGACCCGACGGGCGGCTCTACGTCGCCGACAAGCGGGGCAACAGGATCGCGGTCCTTGATCCCGAGACGCTGAACCTCGTCGAATCCGTAGCCTCCGGACAGGTTCCCGACGTCCATGACATCTCTTTCAGCAGCAACGGCGCTGCCGCGGTTGCGGCGACCGGCCTCGGTGCCGTGCTGATCTTCGATCGGCTGGAAGGCGAAAGACCGCAGGCATTAGACTTCCTGCCCGCCTCCAGCACGGAAGGGGTCCTGTCCCATTCCAATGGCCGCATCTACGCCACCACAGGAACGACCGGGCATCTGGTCGCCTTTCAGGATGGTGAGGAAATCGGCTCGGTCGGCGGCCTGTTCGGCACCCACGACGTGGCCGAAGCCCCGGACGGCAACATCTGGGTCGCCTGTACCCGCAGGCGGCGGCTGGTCAAGTTCAGCCCGGACCTGAAAGAACTCCAGGTGCTGGATCAGCCGAAATTCGGCTTCCTTGCGCCTCGTTATCTCGATATCGACGCACAGGGCCGTCTGGTGGTCGCCGACAGTGATGCGCAGCGGGTTCTTCTGATCGATCCGGACGGGCCGGACGGCGGCACGCTTCTGGGCGTTCTGGGCGACGGAACTCCGGGCGCGGGGGCGAACAAGTTCGCCAATCCGGAAGGCGTCGCGATCCGCGGCAATGACTACTATATTTCCGATTCCGGCAACAACCGCATCGTCCGCTACACTGTCGTCACGAATTAG
- a CDS encoding fused MFS/spermidine synthase, with amino-acid sequence MPPVFLLVFLQAVVSAASLVVEIVAGRMLAPYVGMSLYTWTSIIAVVLAGFSAGHWAGGRLAERPAATGLTATGLGLAGAALTTAAAVFLLRWSAEPLIKALTAPIASITAISMIVFFLPSFFAGIPAPVLARIAVDADREKAGRALGAMFAAGALGAIAGTLLAGFVFISFLGTIGTLAVVTATYVLCAALLLGLARRKTPVIIPAGMVLVAALAVAGSGLAADNPCKRESNYFCIRVVDVYPEAKTPVRLMVLDHLAHGISARDYPEIMFTPHASMLELIARTRMEDRPYSAFFIGGGTYSIPRAWGPKPQVKVTVAEIDPAVTEMAEKYFWFDPSVARIFHEDARRALASRPDTYDVVIGDAFTDITVPQHLVTKEFFELVRSRLTDDGVYLMNVIDHADQLQALASIAATLQSVFPEVEIWVQNTGQPLEGRLVFILAAGNSRSKTSRLDGLDPEPYVAGRLTQDTVRRLATHENALILTDDYAPIDRLMALRE; translated from the coding sequence TTGCCGCCGGTTTTCCTGCTGGTCTTCCTGCAGGCGGTCGTGTCGGCTGCAAGCCTCGTCGTCGAGATCGTGGCCGGCCGCATGCTTGCCCCTTATGTCGGCATGTCGCTTTACACATGGACCTCGATCATCGCCGTGGTGCTGGCCGGGTTCTCGGCCGGCCATTGGGCCGGGGGACGGCTTGCCGAAAGACCCGCGGCGACCGGACTCACGGCGACAGGGCTCGGACTGGCCGGCGCGGCCCTGACCACGGCGGCCGCCGTGTTCCTGCTGCGCTGGAGTGCGGAACCGCTCATTAAGGCGCTGACGGCACCCATCGCCTCGATCACCGCAATCTCCATGATCGTCTTCTTCCTGCCGTCGTTTTTCGCCGGCATCCCGGCGCCGGTTCTTGCCCGGATCGCAGTGGACGCGGACCGTGAAAAGGCCGGACGGGCGCTCGGCGCGATGTTTGCGGCCGGCGCCCTCGGGGCGATCGCCGGGACGCTGCTGGCCGGTTTCGTTTTCATTTCGTTCCTCGGGACCATCGGCACCCTGGCGGTCGTCACCGCTACTTACGTTCTTTGCGCTGCACTCCTTCTTGGCCTGGCGCGCCGGAAAACCCCGGTGATCATTCCGGCAGGCATGGTGCTTGTCGCAGCCCTGGCCGTGGCCGGGTCCGGTCTGGCGGCGGACAATCCCTGCAAGCGGGAAAGCAACTACTTCTGCATCCGGGTCGTGGACGTCTATCCGGAGGCGAAAACGCCGGTCAGGTTGATGGTGCTCGATCATCTCGCCCATGGAATTTCGGCGCGCGACTATCCCGAGATCATGTTTACACCGCACGCCTCTATGCTGGAACTGATTGCCAGAACCCGCATGGAAGACAGACCGTATTCCGCTTTCTTTATCGGTGGCGGCACCTATTCGATCCCCAGAGCCTGGGGGCCGAAGCCACAGGTTAAGGTCACCGTGGCCGAGATCGACCCGGCGGTGACCGAAATGGCCGAAAAGTATTTCTGGTTCGATCCCTCGGTCGCCCGGATTTTCCACGAGGACGCCAGGCGTGCACTGGCTTCGCGGCCCGACACATATGACGTGGTGATCGGCGACGCCTTTACCGATATCACCGTGCCGCAGCATCTGGTCACGAAGGAGTTCTTCGAACTGGTCAGAAGCCGTCTCACCGATGACGGCGTTTACCTGATGAATGTCATCGATCATGCGGACCAGCTGCAGGCATTGGCCTCGATCGCCGCAACGCTGCAATCGGTTTTTCCGGAAGTGGAAATCTGGGTGCAGAACACCGGCCAACCGCTGGAGGGGCGTCTGGTCTTCATTCTGGCCGCCGGAAATTCCCGCTCCAAGACATCCAGGCTGGACGGACTTGACCCGGAGCCATACGTGGCCGGGCGGCTTACACAGGATACAGTGAGGCGGCTGGCCACGCATGAAAACGCGCTCATCCTGACGGACGACTATGCTCCGATCGATCGCCTTATGGCGCTGCGGGAGTAA
- a CDS encoding peroxiredoxin, with protein MIGKKVPNVTFRTRVRDESIEGPNPFRWEDKTSDDYFAGKRVVLFSLPGAFTPTCSTYQLPDFEKLYDEFKAEGIDEIYCVSVNDAFVMNAWAKAQGVDKVKVIPDGSGEFTRKMGMLVAKENLGFGMRSWRYGAVINDGVVEMWFEEEGFSDNCESDPYGVSSPQNILENLKAAASTEAA; from the coding sequence ATGATCGGCAAAAAAGTTCCGAACGTGACCTTCCGCACCCGCGTGCGTGACGAGTCCATCGAAGGCCCGAACCCGTTCCGGTGGGAGGACAAGACCTCCGACGACTATTTCGCCGGGAAGCGCGTCGTTCTCTTCTCCCTGCCGGGTGCCTTCACCCCGACCTGCTCCACCTACCAGCTGCCGGACTTCGAAAAGCTCTATGACGAGTTCAAGGCCGAAGGTATCGACGAGATCTACTGCGTCTCCGTCAACGACGCCTTCGTCATGAACGCCTGGGCCAAGGCGCAGGGCGTCGACAAGGTGAAGGTCATTCCGGACGGCTCCGGCGAGTTCACCCGCAAGATGGGTATGCTGGTCGCCAAGGAAAACCTCGGCTTCGGCATGCGCTCCTGGCGCTACGGTGCCGTGATCAACGACGGCGTCGTCGAAATGTGGTTCGAGGAAGAAGGCTTCTCCGACAACTGCGAGAGCGACCCCTACGGCGTCTCCTCTCCGCAGAACATCCTGGAAAACCTGAAGGCCGCTGCTTCCACCGAAGCTGCCTGA
- the cydX gene encoding cytochrome bd-I oxidase subunit CydX yields the protein MWYFAWFLGMPLACCLAILNAMWLELRADDEEKVRNGR from the coding sequence ATGTGGTACTTCGCCTGGTTCCTCGGCATGCCGCTGGCCTGCTGCCTCGCCATCCTCAATGCCATGTGGCTGGAATTGCGTGCCGATGACGAAGAGAAGGTTCGCAACGGCCGGTAG
- the cydB gene encoding cytochrome d ubiquinol oxidase subunit II, with amino-acid sequence MILSELIDYSTLKLIWWLLLGVLLIGFAATDGFDMGVGTLLPFVGQTDTERRVAINSIGATWEGNQVWFILGGGAIFAAWPPLYAISFSGFYLAMFVVLAAMILRPVSFKYRSKRPDPSWRNGWDWALFVGSFVPALVFGVAVGNVLEGVPFTLDRDLRMTYEGSFFGLFTPFSLLCGLLSVAMLVMHGGAWLGLKTDGIVAVRGRRYGSIAAIAALVLFALGGYLVYSGYVQGYRITSEIDPNMPANPLFKKAVIDGSAWMANYSVHPWMMIAPALGFLGTFGALIGLQTRLEVLTFVCSKLAVFGIISTVGVSMFPFLLPSSVQPDASLTVWDASSSHQTLFNMLVVTIIFLPLVLAYTAWVYKVLWGKVDEATIERDNDTAY; translated from the coding sequence ATGATCCTTTCTGAACTGATCGACTATTCGACATTGAAGCTGATCTGGTGGCTGCTTCTGGGCGTTCTGCTGATTGGCTTTGCCGCAACAGACGGTTTCGACATGGGGGTCGGAACCCTGCTTCCCTTCGTTGGCCAAACCGATACCGAGCGCCGTGTGGCGATCAACTCCATCGGTGCGACCTGGGAAGGAAACCAGGTCTGGTTCATCCTCGGTGGCGGTGCGATTTTTGCTGCCTGGCCGCCGCTTTATGCCATCAGCTTTTCCGGCTTCTATCTGGCGATGTTCGTCGTGCTGGCGGCAATGATCCTGCGCCCCGTATCGTTCAAGTACCGCTCCAAGCGACCCGACCCGTCGTGGCGCAACGGCTGGGACTGGGCGCTGTTCGTTGGCTCCTTCGTGCCGGCGCTGGTCTTCGGCGTGGCGGTCGGCAACGTCCTGGAAGGCGTGCCCTTCACCCTCGACAGGGACCTGAGGATGACCTACGAGGGGTCCTTCTTCGGACTGTTCACGCCGTTCTCCCTTCTGTGCGGACTGCTGTCGGTCGCCATGCTGGTTATGCACGGCGGCGCCTGGCTGGGGCTGAAAACCGACGGCATCGTCGCGGTCAGGGGACGTCGCTACGGTTCGATCGCTGCGATCGCCGCCCTGGTGCTCTTCGCCCTCGGCGGCTACCTGGTCTACTCCGGCTACGTGCAGGGCTACCGGATCACCTCCGAGATCGACCCCAACATGCCGGCTAATCCGCTGTTCAAGAAAGCGGTGATCGACGGCAGTGCCTGGATGGCGAATTATTCGGTACATCCCTGGATGATGATCGCGCCGGCGCTGGGCTTCCTGGGAACCTTCGGTGCGCTGATCGGATTGCAGACCCGGCTGGAAGTGCTGACCTTCGTCTGTTCCAAGCTGGCTGTCTTCGGCATCATTTCGACCGTCGGTGTCTCGATGTTCCCCTTCCTGCTGCCGAGTTCGGTGCAGCCGGATGCGAGCCTGACTGTCTGGGATGCATCGTCGAGCCACCAGACCCTGTTCAACATGCTGGTGGTGACCATCATCTTCCTGCCCCTGGTTCTGGCTTATACCGCCTGGGTCTACAAGGTGCTGTGGGGCAAGGTCGACGAGGCCACCATCGAACGCGACAACGACACGGCGTATTGA
- a CDS encoding cytochrome ubiquinol oxidase subunit I, translating into MELDVVSLSRLQFAMTALYHFLFVPLTIGLSILLATMETVYVMTGREVWKRMVKFWGTLFGINFVLGVATGLTMEFQFGMNWSYYSQYVGDVFGAPLAIEGLMAFFLEATFVGLFFFGWDKLSKRQHLAATWAVAMGTNLSALWILIANGWMQHPVGSEFNPETMRMEVTSFFEVLFNPVAQAKFVHTVSAGYVTASMFVVGISAWYLLKGRHIEIARRSIAVAAAFGFASSLSVVVLGDESGYEANLNQKMKLATIEAMWETEPAPASFNLIAIPDMEARDNSFAIEVPYVMGLIATRSLTKDIPGIKELVEKSKDRIRQGVIAWEALQKIRAAGDAGETVDPAVRNDFVVNQHNLGYAYLLMPYAKDLANATNEEIDAAAWSAVPNIWPMFYAFRIMVACGFFFILLTGVFFFLASTGKVEGLRFKGRWLLHVAVLSIPLPWIACEMGWFVAEYGRQPWIIEGMLPTHAAVSNLSVAEVLLTLAGFVALYSTLLVIEVSLMLKYIRKGPDDGDEPQAMPAGTGGMSPIAAE; encoded by the coding sequence GACCATGGAGACGGTCTACGTCATGACCGGGCGTGAAGTCTGGAAGCGTATGGTCAAGTTCTGGGGAACCCTGTTCGGCATCAACTTCGTGCTCGGGGTTGCGACCGGCCTGACCATGGAGTTCCAGTTCGGCATGAACTGGAGCTACTACAGTCAGTATGTCGGCGACGTCTTTGGGGCGCCATTGGCCATCGAGGGACTGATGGCCTTTTTCCTGGAGGCGACCTTCGTCGGACTGTTCTTCTTCGGTTGGGACAAACTGTCGAAACGCCAACACCTAGCGGCCACCTGGGCGGTTGCCATGGGCACCAACCTGTCCGCGCTCTGGATCCTGATCGCCAACGGTTGGATGCAACATCCGGTCGGCAGTGAATTCAACCCCGAAACGATGCGCATGGAAGTGACCAGCTTCTTCGAGGTGCTCTTTAATCCGGTTGCCCAGGCCAAGTTCGTGCATACGGTATCGGCCGGTTATGTCACGGCCTCGATGTTCGTTGTCGGCATTTCTGCCTGGTATCTGCTGAAGGGGAGGCATATCGAGATTGCGCGGCGATCGATCGCCGTTGCTGCCGCCTTCGGTTTTGCTTCTTCCCTGTCCGTGGTCGTTCTTGGGGACGAAAGCGGTTACGAGGCGAACTTGAATCAGAAGATGAAGTTGGCGACCATCGAGGCCATGTGGGAAACGGAACCCGCTCCGGCTTCCTTCAATCTCATCGCCATTCCGGATATGGAGGCAAGGGACAACAGCTTTGCCATCGAGGTTCCCTATGTCATGGGGCTCATCGCCACCCGGTCGCTGACCAAGGACATTCCCGGCATCAAGGAACTGGTCGAGAAGTCCAAAGATCGGATCCGCCAGGGCGTGATCGCCTGGGAAGCCCTGCAGAAGATCCGGGCCGCGGGCGATGCGGGTGAGACAGTCGACCCGGCCGTGCGCAACGACTTCGTCGTCAACCAGCACAATCTCGGTTACGCCTATCTGCTGATGCCCTACGCCAAGGATCTGGCGAATGCGACCAATGAGGAAATCGATGCGGCCGCCTGGTCCGCCGTCCCGAACATCTGGCCGATGTTCTATGCGTTCCGGATCATGGTCGCCTGCGGCTTCTTCTTCATCCTGCTGACCGGGGTGTTCTTCTTCCTGGCCTCAACGGGCAAGGTGGAAGGCTTGCGCTTCAAGGGACGCTGGCTGCTGCATGTCGCGGTCCTGTCGATCCCGCTACCGTGGATCGCCTGCGAGATGGGCTGGTTCGTCGCCGAATACGGTCGCCAACCCTGGATCATCGAAGGCATGCTGCCGACACATGCGGCCGTGTCCAACCTGTCCGTGGCCGAAGTCCTACTGACCTTGGCCGGCTTCGTCGCCCTCTACAGCACGCTTCTGGTGATCGAGGTCTCGCTGATGCTTAAATACATCCGCAAAGGGCCCGACGACGGCGACGAACCGCAAGCCATGCCGGCCGGAACCGGCGGTATGTCCCCTATCGCAGCGGAGTAG